The Xenopus laevis strain J_2021 chromosome 7S, Xenopus_laevis_v10.1, whole genome shotgun sequence genome includes a window with the following:
- the fam118b.S gene encoding protein FAM118B isoform X4, whose translation MASALTVKCESQMLIDDGIPPAKKPRKLLPSLKTKKPQELVLVIGTGISAAVAPQVPALKSWKGLIQALLDAANDFDLLEEEESKKFQKCLHEDKNLIHVAHDLIQKLSPRTSNVRSTFFKDCLYEVFDDLESKMEDSGKQLLQSVLQLMEHGALVLTTNFDNLLEIYAIHQGKQLESLDLTDEKQVLEWAQEKKKLSVLHIHGVYTNPSGIVLHPAGYQNVLRNTEVMREIQKLYETKSFLFLGCGRTVDDTTFQALFLEAVKHKSDLEHFMLVRREDVEEFKKLRENMLDKGIKVISYGTEYTDLSEYFERLANEISTKGHTGDFMFPEAKILLLVDDKRYSIGKWIKHCRFSE comes from the exons ATGGCTTCTGCACTAACTGTGAAGTGTGAGAGCCAAATGCTTATAGATGATGGCATCCCACCTGCCAAGAAACCCAG AAAGCTCTTGCCAAGTTTGAAGACAAAGAAACCTCAGGAGCTTGTTTTGGTTATTGGAACAGGTATAAGTGCTGCTGTTGCACCTCAGGTTCCGGCTCTAAAATCTTGGAAGGGACTAATCCAGGCCCTTCTTGATGCTGCTAATGACTTTGACTTATTGGAAGAGGAGGAAAGCAAAAAGTTCCAGAAATGCCTTCATGAGGACAAGAACCTTATTCATGTGGCTCATGACTTAATTCAGAAGCTGTCACCG CGTACTAGCAACGTGCGGTCCACCTTCTTTAAAGACTGCTTGTATGAGGTGTTTGATGATCTTGAGTCAAAGATGGAGGACTCTGGAAAACAGCTGTTACAGTCAGTGTTACAACTAATGGAGCACGGAGCCCTTGTTTTAACTACTAATTTTGACAACTTGCTTGAAATATATGCCATTCATCAAGGAAAGCAACTCGAATCATTAGACTTGACAGATGAAAAACAG gtCTTAGAGTGGGctcaggagaaaaaaaagctaAGTGTTTTACACATACATGGAGTGTACACAAACCCCAGTGGTATTGTTCTCCACCCAGCTGGCTACCAGAATGTGCTAAGGAACACAGAAGTCATG CGAGAGATCCAAAAGCTGTACGAAACAAAGTCGTTCCTTTTCCTTGGCTGTGGTCGCACTGTGGATGATACAACATTTCAGGCGCTCTTTCTGGAGGCAGTGAAACACAAGTCAGACTTGGAGCATTTCATGCTGGTTCGCAGAGAAGATGTAGAGGAGTTCAAAAAACTGAGAGAGAATATGTTGGATAAGGGCATCAAAGTGATTTCCTATGGCACCGAGTACACTGATTTGTCAGAATACTTTGAGAGGCTTGCTAATGAAATCTCTACTAAAGGACACACGG
- the fam118b.S gene encoding protein FAM118B isoform X7, producing MASALTVKCESQMLIDDGIPPAKKPRKLLPSLKTKKPQELVLVIGTGISAAVAPQVPALKSWKGLIQALLDAANDFDLLEEEESKKFQKCLHEDKNLIHVAHDLIQKLSPRTSNVRSTFFKDCLYEVFDDLESKMEDSGKQLLQSVLQLMEHGALVLTTNFDNLLEIYAIHQGKQLESLDLTDEKQVLEWAQEKKKLSVLHIHGVYTNPSGIVLHPAGYQNVLRNTEVMREIQKLYETKSFLFLGCGRTVDDTTFQALFLEAVKHKSDLEHFMLVRREDVEEFKKLRENMLDKGIKVISYGTEYTDLSEYFERLANEISTKGHTGSCT from the exons ATGGCTTCTGCACTAACTGTGAAGTGTGAGAGCCAAATGCTTATAGATGATGGCATCCCACCTGCCAAGAAACCCAG AAAGCTCTTGCCAAGTTTGAAGACAAAGAAACCTCAGGAGCTTGTTTTGGTTATTGGAACAGGTATAAGTGCTGCTGTTGCACCTCAGGTTCCGGCTCTAAAATCTTGGAAGGGACTAATCCAGGCCCTTCTTGATGCTGCTAATGACTTTGACTTATTGGAAGAGGAGGAAAGCAAAAAGTTCCAGAAATGCCTTCATGAGGACAAGAACCTTATTCATGTGGCTCATGACTTAATTCAGAAGCTGTCACCG CGTACTAGCAACGTGCGGTCCACCTTCTTTAAAGACTGCTTGTATGAGGTGTTTGATGATCTTGAGTCAAAGATGGAGGACTCTGGAAAACAGCTGTTACAGTCAGTGTTACAACTAATGGAGCACGGAGCCCTTGTTTTAACTACTAATTTTGACAACTTGCTTGAAATATATGCCATTCATCAAGGAAAGCAACTCGAATCATTAGACTTGACAGATGAAAAACAG gtCTTAGAGTGGGctcaggagaaaaaaaagctaAGTGTTTTACACATACATGGAGTGTACACAAACCCCAGTGGTATTGTTCTCCACCCAGCTGGCTACCAGAATGTGCTAAGGAACACAGAAGTCATG CGAGAGATCCAAAAGCTGTACGAAACAAAGTCGTTCCTTTTCCTTGGCTGTGGTCGCACTGTGGATGATACAACATTTCAGGCGCTCTTTCTGGAGGCAGTGAAACACAAGTCAGACTTGGAGCATTTCATGCTGGTTCGCAGAGAAGATGTAGAGGAGTTCAAAAAACTGAGAGAGAATATGTTGGATAAGGGCATCAAAGTGATTTCCTATGGCACCGAGTACACTGATTTGTCAGAATACTTTGAGAGGCTTGCTAATGAAATCTCTACTAAAGGACACACGG
- the fam118b.S gene encoding protein FAM118B isoform X5 encodes MASALTVKCESQMLIDDGIPPAKKPRKLLPSLKTKKPQELVLVIGTGISAAVAPQVPALKSWKGLIQALLDAANDFDLLEEEESKKFQKCLHEDKNLIHVAHDLIQKLSPRTSNVRSTFFKDCLYEVFDDLESKMEDSGKQLLQSVLQLMEHGALVLTTNFDNLLEIYAIHQGKQLESLDLTDEKQVLEWAQEKKKLSVLHIHGVYTNPSGIVLHPAGYQNVLRNTEVMREIQKLYETKSFLFLGCGRTVDDTTFQALFLEAVKHKSDLEHFMLVRREDVEEFKKLRENMLDKGIKVISYGTEYTDLSEYFERLANEISTKGHTGMTRDIPLENGSSIADFQNKDP; translated from the exons ATGGCTTCTGCACTAACTGTGAAGTGTGAGAGCCAAATGCTTATAGATGATGGCATCCCACCTGCCAAGAAACCCAG AAAGCTCTTGCCAAGTTTGAAGACAAAGAAACCTCAGGAGCTTGTTTTGGTTATTGGAACAGGTATAAGTGCTGCTGTTGCACCTCAGGTTCCGGCTCTAAAATCTTGGAAGGGACTAATCCAGGCCCTTCTTGATGCTGCTAATGACTTTGACTTATTGGAAGAGGAGGAAAGCAAAAAGTTCCAGAAATGCCTTCATGAGGACAAGAACCTTATTCATGTGGCTCATGACTTAATTCAGAAGCTGTCACCG CGTACTAGCAACGTGCGGTCCACCTTCTTTAAAGACTGCTTGTATGAGGTGTTTGATGATCTTGAGTCAAAGATGGAGGACTCTGGAAAACAGCTGTTACAGTCAGTGTTACAACTAATGGAGCACGGAGCCCTTGTTTTAACTACTAATTTTGACAACTTGCTTGAAATATATGCCATTCATCAAGGAAAGCAACTCGAATCATTAGACTTGACAGATGAAAAACAG gtCTTAGAGTGGGctcaggagaaaaaaaagctaAGTGTTTTACACATACATGGAGTGTACACAAACCCCAGTGGTATTGTTCTCCACCCAGCTGGCTACCAGAATGTGCTAAGGAACACAGAAGTCATG CGAGAGATCCAAAAGCTGTACGAAACAAAGTCGTTCCTTTTCCTTGGCTGTGGTCGCACTGTGGATGATACAACATTTCAGGCGCTCTTTCTGGAGGCAGTGAAACACAAGTCAGACTTGGAGCATTTCATGCTGGTTCGCAGAGAAGATGTAGAGGAGTTCAAAAAACTGAGAGAGAATATGTTGGATAAGGGCATCAAAGTGATTTCCTATGGCACCGAGTACACTGATTTGTCAGAATACTTTGAGAGGCTTGCTAATGAAATCTCTACTAAAGGACACACGG
- the fam118b.S gene encoding protein FAM118B isoform X6, whose protein sequence is MASALTVKCESQMLIDDGIPPAKKPRKLLPSLKTKKPQELVLVIGTGISAAVAPQVPALKSWKGLIQALLDAANDFDLLEEEESKKFQKCLHEDKNLIHVAHDLIQKLSPRTSNVRSTFFKDCLYEVFDDLESKMEDSGKQLLQSVLQLMEHGALVLTTNFDNLLEIYAIHQGKQLESLDLTDEKQVLEWAQEKKKLSVLHIHGVYTNPSGIVLHPAGYQNVLRNTEVMREIQKLYETKSFLFLGCGRTVDDTTFQALFLEAVKHKSDLEHFMLVRREDVEEFKKLRENMLDKGIKVISYGTEYTDLSEYFERLANEISTKGHTVFIFAH, encoded by the exons ATGGCTTCTGCACTAACTGTGAAGTGTGAGAGCCAAATGCTTATAGATGATGGCATCCCACCTGCCAAGAAACCCAG AAAGCTCTTGCCAAGTTTGAAGACAAAGAAACCTCAGGAGCTTGTTTTGGTTATTGGAACAGGTATAAGTGCTGCTGTTGCACCTCAGGTTCCGGCTCTAAAATCTTGGAAGGGACTAATCCAGGCCCTTCTTGATGCTGCTAATGACTTTGACTTATTGGAAGAGGAGGAAAGCAAAAAGTTCCAGAAATGCCTTCATGAGGACAAGAACCTTATTCATGTGGCTCATGACTTAATTCAGAAGCTGTCACCG CGTACTAGCAACGTGCGGTCCACCTTCTTTAAAGACTGCTTGTATGAGGTGTTTGATGATCTTGAGTCAAAGATGGAGGACTCTGGAAAACAGCTGTTACAGTCAGTGTTACAACTAATGGAGCACGGAGCCCTTGTTTTAACTACTAATTTTGACAACTTGCTTGAAATATATGCCATTCATCAAGGAAAGCAACTCGAATCATTAGACTTGACAGATGAAAAACAG gtCTTAGAGTGGGctcaggagaaaaaaaagctaAGTGTTTTACACATACATGGAGTGTACACAAACCCCAGTGGTATTGTTCTCCACCCAGCTGGCTACCAGAATGTGCTAAGGAACACAGAAGTCATG CGAGAGATCCAAAAGCTGTACGAAACAAAGTCGTTCCTTTTCCTTGGCTGTGGTCGCACTGTGGATGATACAACATTTCAGGCGCTCTTTCTGGAGGCAGTGAAACACAAGTCAGACTTGGAGCATTTCATGCTGGTTCGCAGAGAAGATGTAGAGGAGTTCAAAAAACTGAGAGAGAATATGTTGGATAAGGGCATCAAAGTGATTTCCTATGGCACCGAGTACACTGATTTGTCAGAATACTTTGAGAGGCTTGCTAATGAAATCTCTACTAAAGGACACACGG